One genomic region from Siniperca chuatsi isolate FFG_IHB_CAS linkage group LG18, ASM2008510v1, whole genome shotgun sequence encodes:
- the tor1 gene encoding torsin family 1 isoform X2, with product MKVAHLFLLYFYSTAFVLVNTIDPITTTVVVGVSATLGRTIWNYLHENCNPKWIAFNATGLEADLESKLFGQHIASRIILKAVNGFMSNDNPKKPLVLSLHGWTGTGKNFVSNLIAENIYKEGMDSSFVHVFTAELHFPHSSQLDTYKAQLQQWIKGNVTNCARSMFIFDEMDKMHPGLIDSIKPYLDYYEKLDGISYRKAIFIFLSNAGGEDIVRTALDFWNEGRAREEIELKDLETLISLSVFNNKNSGLRHASLIDKHLVDFFVPFLPLEYRHVVQCAMAEMKARGLQPDQNVADQVARDLVYFPKSERVFSVKGCKTIQSKLDYYT from the exons ATGAAAGTGGCAcacttatttttgttgtatttttattcgACTGCCTTTGTGCTGGTAAACACGATTGATCCGATCACAACCACAGTGGTTGTAGGTGTCAGTGCGACTCTCGGACGGACAATCTGGaattatttacatgaaaattgTAATCCGAAATGGATAGCCTTCAATGCAACAG GTCTCGAGGCTGACCTGGAAAGCAAACTGTTCGGACAGCACATTGCCTCACGCATCATCCTGAAAGCTGTCAATGGATTCATGAGCAATGACAACCCGAAGAAGCCCCTGGTGCTCTCTCTGCACGGATGGACCGGCACAGGGAAGAACTTTGTTAGTAACCTGATTGCTGAAAACATTTACAAGGAGGGAATGGACAGCAGCtttgttcatgttttcacaGCTGAACTTCACTTCCCACATTCAAGTCAGTTGGATACCTACAAG GCTCAGTTACAGCAGTGGATCAAAGGCAATGTCACCAACTGTGCACGCTCCATGTTCATCTTTGATGAGATGGACAAGATGCATCCTGGCTTGATTGACAGCATTAAGCCGTACCTGGACTACTACGAAAAGCTGGATGGAATTTCTTATCGGAAAGCCATCTTCATCTTTCTCAG CAATGCTGGAGGGGAGGACATCGTACGGACAGCTTTAGATTTCTGGAATGAAGGACGAGCTCGAGAAGAGATCGAACTAAAAGACCTGGAAACATTGATCTCTTTATCAGTGTTCAACAACAAGAACA GTGGCTTGCGGCATGCAAGTTTGATTGACAAGCACCTGGTGGACTTCTTCGTCCCGTTTCTGCCTCTGGAGTACCGGCACGTTGTCCAGTGCGCCATGGCCGAGATGAAAGCCAGAGGACTTCAGCCAGACCAGAACGTGGCAGACCAGGTGGCCAGAGATTTAGTCTATTTCCCCAAATCTGAGAGAGTGTTCTCTGTCAAAGGCTGCAAGACGATACAGAGCAAGTTAGACTACTACACATAA
- the tor1 gene encoding torsin family 1 isoform X1, whose translation MKPRKRHVLLLWMLVCYGMTEAIEPISTSIAVGMAAALTGFLASYQNILYYFHECCRPEWISFNRTGLEADLESKLFGQHIASRIILKAVNGFMSNDNPKKPLVLSLHGWTGTGKNFVSNLIAENIYKEGMDSSFVHVFTAELHFPHSSQLDTYKAQLQQWIKGNVTNCARSMFIFDEMDKMHPGLIDSIKPYLDYYEKLDGISYRKAIFIFLSNAGGEDIVRTALDFWNEGRAREEIELKDLETLISLSVFNNKNSGLRHASLIDKHLVDFFVPFLPLEYRHVVQCAMAEMKARGLQPDQNVADQVARDLVYFPKSERVFSVKGCKTIQSKLDYYT comes from the exons ATGAAACCGAGGAAGCGACACGTCCTGCTGCTGTGGATGCTCGTCTGCTACGGTATGACTGAGGCGATCGAGCCCATCAGCACCAGCATAGCGGTCGGCATGGCTGCGGCTCTGACTGGATTTTTAGCTAGTTACCAGAACATCCTCTACTATTTCCACGAGTGCTGTCGACCCGAGTGGATTTCTTTCAACAGGACAG GTCTCGAGGCTGACCTGGAAAGCAAACTGTTCGGACAGCACATTGCCTCACGCATCATCCTGAAAGCTGTCAATGGATTCATGAGCAATGACAACCCGAAGAAGCCCCTGGTGCTCTCTCTGCACGGATGGACCGGCACAGGGAAGAACTTTGTTAGTAACCTGATTGCTGAAAACATTTACAAGGAGGGAATGGACAGCAGCtttgttcatgttttcacaGCTGAACTTCACTTCCCACATTCAAGTCAGTTGGATACCTACAAG GCTCAGTTACAGCAGTGGATCAAAGGCAATGTCACCAACTGTGCACGCTCCATGTTCATCTTTGATGAGATGGACAAGATGCATCCTGGCTTGATTGACAGCATTAAGCCGTACCTGGACTACTACGAAAAGCTGGATGGAATTTCTTATCGGAAAGCCATCTTCATCTTTCTCAG CAATGCTGGAGGGGAGGACATCGTACGGACAGCTTTAGATTTCTGGAATGAAGGACGAGCTCGAGAAGAGATCGAACTAAAAGACCTGGAAACATTGATCTCTTTATCAGTGTTCAACAACAAGAACA GTGGCTTGCGGCATGCAAGTTTGATTGACAAGCACCTGGTGGACTTCTTCGTCCCGTTTCTGCCTCTGGAGTACCGGCACGTTGTCCAGTGCGCCATGGCCGAGATGAAAGCCAGAGGACTTCAGCCAGACCAGAACGTGGCAGACCAGGTGGCCAGAGATTTAGTCTATTTCCCCAAATCTGAGAGAGTGTTCTCTGTCAAAGGCTGCAAGACGATACAGAGCAAGTTAGACTACTACACATAA